The genomic interval TGAGCAACCTCATCGGCCCCGCGCCCTCGGCCCGCGCCAGCGCACAGACGATGTCCGCCGAGGAGTACTACACGCAGAGCGTCGCCCGCGGCCGGGCCATGAAGGACCTCGGCATCACCGTCGACTTCGCACCCGATGTCGACGTGTCGAGCCAGCCCGACGACAGCGTCATCGGCGACCGCTCCTATTCCGACGACCCGGAGGTGGTCACCCGTTACGCCGACGCGTACATCCGCGCCATGCGCGACGCCGGGCTGGGCGCGGTGATGAAGCACTTCCCCGGGCACGGCTCGGGTTCGGGCGATTCGCACACCGGCGCGGTGCGCACGCCGCCGCTGGAGCAGCTGCGGCAGGTGGATCTGGTGCCGTTCCGCAACCTGATCGGGTCGGGCGCCGGGGTGATGGTCGGGCATCTGGACGTACCGGGCCTGACCACCGACGGCATCCCGGCCAGCATCAGCCCGCAGGTGATGACGCTGCTGCGGCAGGGCGCCGGTTACGGGGCCGCGCCGTTCGACGGGCCGATCTTCACCGACGACCTGAGCGGCATGGCGGCGATCACCAGCCGGATGGGCATCGCGGACGCGGTCGCCGCCGCGCTCGAGGCCGGCGCCGACAACGCGCTGTGGATCAGTTCCGACGCCGTCACCGCGGTCCTGGACCGGCTCGAACAGGAGGTCCGCGCCGGACGGCTGCCGATGCAGCAGGTCGACGCCTCGGTGCTGCGGATGGCCCGCTTCAAGGGCATTCCCATGCACTGCTGACCGGAGCCGCGAATCATCGGCAATTGTCTCGCATGGAACTTACCTTGGAGTAAGATAGGGGTTTCATCATGGTCTAGGAGAGCGAATGGCAGGCGGTACGAAACGGCTTCCTCGGGCGGTTCGTGAACAGCAGATGCTGGACGCCGCCGTAGAGGTGTTCTCGCGCAAGGGGTATCACGATACCTCGATGGATGCCATCGCCGCCGAGGCGAAGATCTCCAAGCCGATGCTCTATCTGTACTACGGGTCCAAGGACGAGTTGTTCCGCGCCTGCATCGCGCGCGAGAGCGTCCGGTTCATCGAGGCGGTCGCGGTGGCGGGCAACCCCAAGCTGACCCCGCACGAGCAGTTGCGCGCCGGTCTCGAGGCGTTCCTGTCCTATGTGGACAACAATCGGCTGTCCTGGCAGGTGCTGTACCGCCAGGCGCTGGGGCAGCAGCCCTTCGCCTCCGAGATCGCCAACAGCCGCGAGCGGGTCATCGAGCTGACGGGCAAACTGCTCGAGTCCAGCGCCAAATACGCCGAGCCCGGCACGAATTTCGACATCGTGGCGGTGGCTGTCATCGGCGCCGGTGAGGCCATCGCCGACCGGATCGCCGACGGTGAGGTCGCGGTGGCCGAGGCCGTCGACCTGCTCGACGATCTGGCCTGGCGCGGCCTGGCGGGCCGGAAGAAGGCCGAATAGCGAAGAGCCGCACACCTTCTCGGTACTCGCCGCCGATCGAATCCCCCTTGCGACTCGATCGGCGGCGGCCGAGAAGACGTGCGGCCGCTCCGCTCGGTCCCCCGACGAGACCGAAGATTCGATTCAGCGCAGCGTAGCCGTCAGGTGCGGGTAGCCCTTCTTCGGGTGTTTCAGCGACAGGTCCCAACCGGCCTCCACCTGGTCGGCGTAGGCGTTGACCGTGGCGGGCAGCAGCACCGGCTTGCCGAACTTCACCGAGTAGGTGGCCTGCGCCGGGACGCGGCCCTCGATGACGCCGAGAATCGCTGCCGCCGACCACATTCCGTGCGCGATCGAGCGCGGGAAGCCGAACGCCTTGGCGCTCAACGCGGACATGTGGATCGGGTTGCGGTCACCCGAGGCCGCGGCGTACCGATGGATCAGCGCCTGATCCACGCGCAGCGTGCGCAGCGGCGGCGGGGGCACCTCTTCCGGTTTGGGCTCGGGCTTCGGGCCGCCCGACAGCGACGTCTTCTGCTGGTGCAGGAAGGTGGTGACCTGCCGCCACACCAGCTCCCGGCCCACCCGGATCTCGCTGATGGCATCGACCAGCAGGCCCTTCGGGTGCTCGCGCAGATTTTCCACATGGGCGTGGATGTCCAGCGGCTCACTCACCGAGATCTCGCGGGTGCGCTCGATGACGTTCTCCGCGTGCACCGCGCCCACCGCGACGAACGGGAAGTCGCGGGCGACCACCAGTTGCATCACCACGGGGAAGGTGAGCACGAACGGATAGGTCAGCGGCAGCGAGTCGCCGAAGCGCTGGCCGGTCGCGTGGCAGTACGCGGCCAGGTTGTCGACATCGACCGTGACACCGTTCAATTCGATGGCGCGGTCGGGGATCTCGGACTTGCGGCCGGAGACCAGCGGCAGCGGCACGGCCCCGAGGGCGGCCTTCATATAGAGGTTGCCGGTCTTCGGCGGCTCGGTCAGCGAAATGGTCTGGGTCATGATGCTCCGATCAGGCGCCGATGAGGCTCTGGCCGCAGACCCGGACCACGTTACCGGTCACCGCGTTGGACGCCGGGCCGGCGAAGTAGGCGATGGTCTCGGCGACGTCGACGGTCTGGCCGCCCTGCGACAGCGAGCTCATCAGCCGGCCCGCCTCGCGGGTGCCCAGCGGGATGGCCGCGGTCATGGCGGTCTCGATGAAACCGGGGGCGACGGCGTTGATGGTGATGCCCTTCTCGGCCAGCTTCGGGGCCTCGGCGTTCACCATGCCGATGACGCCGGCCTTGGAGGCGCCGTAGTTGGTCTGGCCGCGGTTGCCCGCGATGCCCGCGATCGAGGAGATGTCGATGACCCGGGCGCCTTCTTTCAGCACGCCCTTGGACACCAGCGCCTCGGTGATCCGGTGCGGCGCCGCGAGATTCACGTTGAGCACCGCGTTCCAGCGGCCCTCGTCCATGTTGGCGAGCAGCTTGTCGCGGGTGATACCGGCGTTGTGCACCACGATGTCGAGGCGGCCGAAGCGCTCGGCGGCCAGCTCGGCGATCTTGTCGGCGGCGTCGGCGGCGGTGACGTCGACCGCCAGCGCGGTGCCGCCGACCTTGTTGGCCGTCTCCGACAGCGCCTCACCGGCGGCCGGGATGTCGGCGACGATGACCTGGGCGCCGTCGCGGGCGAACACCTCGGCGATGGTGGCGCCGATACCCCGCGCCGCGCCGGTGACCAGGGCGACCTTGCCGTCCAGCGGCTTGTTCCAGTCGATCGAGGAGACGGCGCTGTCCTCCTTGCCGACCCGGAACACCTGACCGTCCACGAACGCGGAGCGGCCCGAGAGGATGAACCGCAGCGTGGACTCCAGCCCGGTGGCGGCCGAGGCGGCCTCCGGGTGCAGGTAGACCAGGTTGGCGGTGGCACCGCGCAGCAGCTCCTTGCCGACGCTGCGGGTGAAGCCCTCGAGGGCGCGCTGCGCGATCTGCTCCTCGACGCCGGTGGTCAGCTCGGGGGTGGTGCCGATGACCAGGATGCGGCCGGACGGCGCGATCGACCGCATGGCCGGCTGGAAGAACTGGTACAGCTGCTCGAGCTCCTCGATGGAGGCGAGCGCGGTGGCGTCGAAGACCAGGGCGCCGAACTTCACGCCCGGGGTGAGGGAATCGACGAAGGTGTAATCCGACAGCAGGGTGCGGGTCGCGTCGGCGACGCGGCCCTTGCCGCCCAACAGCACCGGGCCCGGCAGCGCCGGCTCGCCCGGGGTGTAGCGGCGCAGATTCTCCGGTTTGGGCAGCCCCAGCTTGCTCGCCAGGAACGCGCCGGGGGCCGAGTGAACGAACGATCCGTACAGGTTGGGAGCGCCCTTGCTCTTGCTGGCTGCCACTGTTCCTACCTTTTCCTCGAGTCGAATGTGGACGTCTGCATCGGCGTGCCGCCCCGAGCGTTGTTGCGCACATCTACGGGGTACGGTGTCGACAACGAACTTACTCCAGAGTAAGTTTAAAGTAAACCGAGAGCGATGGGGCATCGGTGCTGAGCCGAGTTTCTCGGCCACGCCCCGAGCGCCGAACAATCCCCGAACATCCCGACGAGACAGTGGAGACTCGAGTGACTACCAAAGCCCGTTCGGCGAAGGCCGCGTCATCGACCAACAGGTCATCGACCAACAGCCGGTCCAGCAAGCAGGCCCGCCTCGTCGCGGTGTTGGGCGGTAACCGCATTCCGTTCGCCCGCTCCGACGGCCGCTACGCCCACGCCTCCAACCAGGATATGTTCACCGCGGCCCTGAACGGGTTGGTCAGCCGGTTCGGTTTGCAGGGCGAGCGGCTCGGGATGGTGGTCGGCGGCGCCGTGCTCAAGCGCGTCGGCGAGCACGGGATGGTCCGCGAGAGCGTGCTGGGCAGCGAGCTGTCCCCCTACACTCCGGCCCACGACCTGCAGCTGGCCTGCGGCACCGGCCTGCAGTCGATCGTCACCGTCGGCGACGCGATCGCGCTGGGCCGCATCGAGGCCGGCGTCGGCGGCGGCACCGACACCACCTCCGACGCGCCGATCGGCGTGAGCGAGTCCATGCGGGAGTGGATGCTCGACGCCAACCGCGCCAAGAAGAACTCCGACTACGTGAAGCTGGTCGGCCGGCTGCGGCCGCGCATGGTGGGCATCGAGATCCCGCGCAACGCCGAGCCGCGCACCGGGCTGTCGATGGGCGAGCACGCCGCCATCACCGCCAAGGAGTTCGGCATCGCCCGCGAGGCGCAGGACGAGCTGGCCTACCTGTCGCACCGCAACATGGCCGCCGCCTACGACCGCGGCTTCTTCGACGATCTGGTCACCCCGTTCCTGGGCCTGACCCGCGACGACAACCTGCGCCCGAACTCCACCATCGAGAAGCTGTCGACGCTCAAGCCGGTGTTCGGCAACAAGCTCGGCGACGCGACCATGACGGCGGGCAACTCCACCCCGCTCACCGACGGCGCCTCCGCGGTGCTGCTGGGCAGCGAGGAGTGGGCCGCCGAGCGCAACCTGAAGCCGCTGGCCTACCTGGTGGACAGTGAGGTCGCCGCGGTCGACTACGTGTGGGGTCCGGACGGTCTGCTGATGGCGCCGACCTACGCCGTACCGCGCCTGCTCGCCCGCAACGGCCTGACCCTGCAGGACTTCGACTACTACGAGATCCACGAGGCGTTCGCCTCGGTCGTGCTGGCCACGCTGCAGGCCTGGGAGTCCGACCAGTACTGCAAGGAGCGGTTGGGCCTCGACGGCGCACTGGGCTCGGTCGACCGCGCGAAGCTCAACGTCAACGGCTCCTCGCTGGCCGCGGGCCACCCCTTCGCCGCTACCGGTGGCCGCATCATCGCCCAGACCGCCAAGCAGCTCGCGGAGAAGGGGTCCGGCCGCGCCCTGATCTCCATCTGCGCCGCCGGGGGCC from Nocardia wallacei carries:
- a CDS encoding glycoside hydrolase family 3 N-terminal domain-containing protein — encoded protein: MRTVPGIVLAVFAVTLTACSGGSSTTAETSGATSAPPSQTTAATGTQPDCTAGFLAQYTTRQKLAQLLTVGVNGLADAEALVRTEQIGGVFLGSWTDQALLSEKQIDRVEAAARTPLMVTIDEEGGRVSRLSNLIGPAPSARASAQTMSAEEYYTQSVARGRAMKDLGITVDFAPDVDVSSQPDDSVIGDRSYSDDPEVVTRYADAYIRAMRDAGLGAVMKHFPGHGSGSGDSHTGAVRTPPLEQLRQVDLVPFRNLIGSGAGVMVGHLDVPGLTTDGIPASISPQVMTLLRQGAGYGAAPFDGPIFTDDLSGMAAITSRMGIADAVAAALEAGADNALWISSDAVTAVLDRLEQEVRAGRLPMQQVDASVLRMARFKGIPMHC
- a CDS encoding TetR/AcrR family transcriptional regulator yields the protein MAGGTKRLPRAVREQQMLDAAVEVFSRKGYHDTSMDAIAAEAKISKPMLYLYYGSKDELFRACIARESVRFIEAVAVAGNPKLTPHEQLRAGLEAFLSYVDNNRLSWQVLYRQALGQQPFASEIANSRERVIELTGKLLESSAKYAEPGTNFDIVAVAVIGAGEAIADRIADGEVAVAEAVDLLDDLAWRGLAGRKKAE
- a CDS encoding MaoC family dehydratase, translated to MTQTISLTEPPKTGNLYMKAALGAVPLPLVSGRKSEIPDRAIELNGVTVDVDNLAAYCHATGQRFGDSLPLTYPFVLTFPVVMQLVVARDFPFVAVGAVHAENVIERTREISVSEPLDIHAHVENLREHPKGLLVDAISEIRVGRELVWRQVTTFLHQQKTSLSGGPKPEPKPEEVPPPPLRTLRVDQALIHRYAAASGDRNPIHMSALSAKAFGFPRSIAHGMWSAAAILGVIEGRVPAQATYSVKFGKPVLLPATVNAYADQVEAGWDLSLKHPKKGYPHLTATLR
- a CDS encoding 3-oxoacyl-ACP reductase, giving the protein MAASKSKGAPNLYGSFVHSAPGAFLASKLGLPKPENLRRYTPGEPALPGPVLLGGKGRVADATRTLLSDYTFVDSLTPGVKFGALVFDATALASIEELEQLYQFFQPAMRSIAPSGRILVIGTTPELTTGVEEQIAQRALEGFTRSVGKELLRGATANLVYLHPEAASAATGLESTLRFILSGRSAFVDGQVFRVGKEDSAVSSIDWNKPLDGKVALVTGAARGIGATIAEVFARDGAQVIVADIPAAGEALSETANKVGGTALAVDVTAADAADKIAELAAERFGRLDIVVHNAGITRDKLLANMDEGRWNAVLNVNLAAPHRITEALVSKGVLKEGARVIDISSIAGIAGNRGQTNYGASKAGVIGMVNAEAPKLAEKGITINAVAPGFIETAMTAAIPLGTREAGRLMSSLSQGGQTVDVAETIAYFAGPASNAVTGNVVRVCGQSLIGA
- a CDS encoding acetyl-CoA C-acetyltransferase; the encoded protein is MTTKARSAKAASSTNRSSTNSRSSKQARLVAVLGGNRIPFARSDGRYAHASNQDMFTAALNGLVSRFGLQGERLGMVVGGAVLKRVGEHGMVRESVLGSELSPYTPAHDLQLACGTGLQSIVTVGDAIALGRIEAGVGGGTDTTSDAPIGVSESMREWMLDANRAKKNSDYVKLVGRLRPRMVGIEIPRNAEPRTGLSMGEHAAITAKEFGIAREAQDELAYLSHRNMAAAYDRGFFDDLVTPFLGLTRDDNLRPNSTIEKLSTLKPVFGNKLGDATMTAGNSTPLTDGASAVLLGSEEWAAERNLKPLAYLVDSEVAAVDYVWGPDGLLMAPTYAVPRLLARNGLTLQDFDYYEIHEAFASVVLATLQAWESDQYCKERLGLDGALGSVDRAKLNVNGSSLAAGHPFAATGGRIIAQTAKQLAEKGSGRALISICAAGGQGVVAILER